CTCCCACTTTTCTGTTGTCTGCTCGCATCCTCCACACACATCCAGTCGTTCCAGTTCTCTAAGGGAATACTCTAGTCGAGGAAGCAATTCACTTGGAAATCAGTGTTTCACCAAGCGTACATGtgtggctgcacagcagctaGTAGTGTGTTATAAAACTCAGCTCCCTTTTCCATGTTAACTAAgtatttcattttccctcaggaaaagaaaaaaaaagtaccccGGACCAATTCATAACCTGGTGACCTAGTTGCTTTAGCAGGACACGCTTCATCTTAGACTGGGGCATACCCCAATAACAAGCCATGcaaccccagcaccagccctaCTACCTTCTCATAGGTGAACGTGCCTCATCGTGCCTCTCTCTGCTTAACAAATGCACTACACTGCACCAATACAATGCTTTTGAAGCAAACGTCCAGCTTGTACCACAGAAGCCTTCCCATTCCTCTTTTTCAGGCTTATTCCTAAATTTTGCTTGCACAATTGCAgtctcaagaaaaagaaaaacttcacacCCCTACAGGCTCTGAGAAAACTCCCCCCCCACAAGAGGACTTCTAAGGCTTTACACAAAAAAATTCAACTGTTAACTTTCTTTAAGCCACAGACCACTCATTCAAAGCAAGTCCTCCCCACCCCAACCCAACCATGCAGAACTATCATTGCTTTAGcatttaaacacacacatgcagtTCACAGAATAAATGCTCAGCAAAGTAAACTTGTCCTGGTCTGGGCTTTCTTCTGGAATCTAGTCCTCTGCCATTTTCTAGACTAATATCCAATGCCTTTCATCACCGCCTTTTAACTTTCTTCAGCTGAAGGGCTTAGATACTTCCTTGAAGTACCTGGTTGAGTCATTAAGTCTAGATGGGTTGGATCCAGGGTCTCCTTGCAGCCTGCCTCCTCAGCATATGGAAAGTCATTCATGTCCATTTCATCACTGTGAAACATATCAAGCTGCCTCTCTTGCTGCTCTTCCAAAGTCCTTCGGACCCTGCCCTCTGACTGTTCCACCACTTCCCCATCTCCTTCACTAATGACGGTCATGGGGCTGCTCTGGATGCGGTTGCGGACATTGTActtgctgctggcagcagaggggGGCGTTCGTGACCGGCCGTACCTAGTGCCAGAGAAGGACATGCTCCTTGGCATCAGGCCCTCACTCTTGGCCCACTCTTCCTGGGCCCGTTTGCTCTTGCTGGGtgagcagctggcagggctgtcGGAAAGGTCGGAGGAGGCATCCGTCTTTGTCCGGTGGAACCGTGGGTCCGTGTTCTTCAACATCTCTGCTGCAGACATGCGGGAACTGGTGTCACAGCGGCtccctttcttcagcagcagagctTTGAAGTTGTCATTGCTGGTGCTGCTCTTGCGAACGCTTCTCTGAATAGATCCGGCTTGTTTGAGGGTAGCTAAGGTTGGGGAAGCACCAGTTGGAGTTACGGGGGGCGATGGAGAATGGTTGCGGGTACGGTCGTCTTCAGAATCTTTACGGCCAAGGACTTTCCTTTTGGATCTGAgtttgaaaaacaacaaagaaagaggaccaaacaaaaaatgaaactttttaccTCCCCTAATTAAACTCATCTTAGAGGGATGACAATGAATTAAGCTAAAGCAGAGAGAGGGATAAGGGAGAAGTAATCTAAATCTAAAGCATGAGTAAGAACACCACCAAAACTGTATAGGCATTAATGCAGGTATTGGAGGGATAAGCTAagtttattgttctttttctgcaaatCTGGAACAATGAAACTACTAAAACTAGCAATACTGATGTCCAAAACACTTTCATGAAATTAGTGAATCAGGTTTTCTGGAGTCAGTATGCAGCTGCTAAGACTAATGCATTATAAAGATTATACTCAATGCCATTTATCTGTTAGTTTGGGGATTTGATTAAAAATATGTCATCTAGagtatgttgggttttttgttttgttttgttttgttttactatttCATTTGATGTTCTCTGGAGAATTAGAAGTGTAGCTTAGTGCACTTGCCTTTAGAAAAGGATACTGCAATGCACTGCTGCTGAAGTTAAGATAAAGTGAGCCACATGTAACCATTCTGtattaaatgatttaaaaaaaaaccaaccctccccAACCCAAACATTAAATGAATAGTGAAAACTGAGTTTTCCAGCTTCTATTAAGATGCACAGACAAAATTCACAGTTCTGTTGGTGCTCTGTCACTGCAACTCTTCGACCAAATGAAGGAGAGACCAACTTCCTGACATGAAAGTTATCTTTCCAAATGAAAgggtgttttttaatttaaatgtgaagTGCAGGgataacaaaaacaaaattaagaaacaatCATGGAACCAGGAATAAGTGGAAACCGGACTTCTATTGCCCCATTTTCACATTATTAGAaatcttaaagaaagaaatgtattaCATGCCTGGTATCTGTAgcaaagctgctttgcttctTTGCAGGCTAAGCAAGAATTAATTCAAAAGGATTGTATAAAGGCTAATTTTACATATGCTATTTTGGCAAAAGTTTAAAACAAGTCAGCAGACTTGTTACAAATACAAGATTATCATGTGGTAATTCCATATTAATTTTTATCAAGTGTGTGTTCAATACAGACCGTTCCCCCTGTAAAACAGGTTTTTACTTAACATGATCTTTAGCTGTACTTTCTTAAAGGCCTTGAGATTTTGCCAAGGCAAGCTCAAATGTCTTTATGCATTGCAGCCTACTGATAATAAAAAAACGCAGAAAACAAAGTAGCAGGATCCATCAGCTGAGTAGGTGGCAGCAACAGACATTGCCATAAACTCTGCCAAGAGTTTGGAGCAATCCTGTCTCTCTTAAGTGGTGAAGTTTATGCATAGATCACTTATGATACCCCCCACAGGCAGCTCTACCAGCTgttattttcagctgctgctgcctccacctGCCTTTCTGGAAGAAGAATGTAATACCAACATCCATTCAGCCTGAGGATGAATGGACACCAGAAGATAGCATAGGGATAAAATGACGACTTCAGTAGTGGCAAACATAAGAACCTTGTCTAGATTTAACTGTGTGTCACTACTGTAGGCAGCAAGTGAATTTGGTGCTTGGGTGCTCTGCGAGTCTGTATGCAAACATGTGTGTGCATTAGTTACAGGGAAAAGACTTCCCTTCATTAGGGTTTTGGCTGCCGATGGGTATCTTTAAACACTGCAATGCTGGGGTTGTACTGCTGCCAAAAACCAAATGAAATgccaaataaacagaaagaaaaattcaactGCAAAGATCTGCAGGGAAAGACTTAGTTATCCTGGCTTGAAGTAATTCAGTAAGACTGTGAACGCAGTGCAGAGCTGTCAGTTTGCTGTCAGCATCTAACCAGCTTTTCTCAGCATGTATGAATTATGGCAGAAACTTAAAATTAAGAACCAAATTTGGTTTTGGTGGCTTTTCAGACAGAGATAGGGTATATATTCAAACAAAACTGTGACTTAAGATTGTTCTTCCTGCCCTTAACGCACATACCACTAAATTTCTTGTCTTACTCCAAAGCACATATTCAAGAGTGCCAATCACTGAAATAATAGCTTTTAGAAatagtgaggggaaaaataaaatgttttctattaaTTAACAGCTAAGGAAGATAGTGGTTCAAGTCTAAAGCCAGCAAAAGCAAGGTCTTAATAACAAATGTGTCAAGCAGTTTTAACTACGTCACATCCAGTTCCATTGTCCATTTCCCCATAAACTCATGAATTACatgtatgtgcatacacacagagATCCACTCTCTATCTGCATACATAATGGAGAAAGGCTACTGGCCAGAATATTTCATTCTAAAAACAGATTTGTCGCAGTCCTATGGAGCGCCATGCAACATGAACGCAACAGACCATTTTTAGAACAGCTCCTACAGGCCAAGTCCTAAGGGGTAACCATATGTTATAAAAAGTCAGTatcatatatatgtaatttttgtaACATCTGAAACGGAAtagtttcaaaaatgaaaaaacagcatttgcatCCCAAGTGCTGCAGTCTCCCAGCTCCCGGCCACGTTCTCACAACAGGTTTTTCCCGTCCCTCAGTACTCCTGATGCAGAACTCACGCACGGATGCGCAAACTGACTAAACACCTAGATAAACCTATGCGGATGCTGCCAAGCACTTTCTGTGACCAGTTAAAAGAGACGGCCCCTCTAAATTTCGAAGTAAAAGACAGAGCCACAAGATGGCACTACCACTACATCGATTCTAGTCTAAAAGGAAGCTCAGTAGTTCAGAGAGTGGTAATGGTCTTCTGTGTGTACTGTTTAAATGGTGCACACGTttcattttgtggttttaagctttttagcttttctgttctttttttgagAACCTAATGTGAACAGCACAAAAATCTAGTTGCCTATTCAggatgattttgtttttaagggAAATGAATAATGTCAATAATAATAGAGCCAGTACTGCACATTTCATTCATGAACCAGTTTGACACAAAACACCCGACCTCAGGCTGGATTATGGCAAACTATAATCCAGCGTTTGCCATATGTTTTGCCATATGACTGACATGTTGTGTTACTTGCCAGTTTCAGCCACGCTTGCCATGAAGCATTAGCGTTGAGCCTCTGTCCCAAACTGCACCATATAAGCAGCGGAGAGAGTaaaaagagatggagaagaacgagaatgaaaacaaaaagatacacagaaaaagcaacagcagagtTAATATGGCAGATTGAGAACAGTACAATAAATACTAGACGTAACTCGATATTTTAAGGGGCAGGATTTTTATAATGTAATCTACATTGATTTAATCTGGTAGCTTTTAGTTCAGAATggattaaatatatttgtaaaacaataaaacacaagttcttttccttatctttttcATATATAGCCTTAGTAGAAAGCTGATAAATGTGTGCTTTCTGTTAAAGCAGCGACTGTTGTAATTGGGTGTTTTAGTAAAACAATGTTAATTCATTTTTGAGAACTACCGGACCTGACAGTATGGGAAGGGCAATTTCTGCAGTACCTGTGAATGGCTGCAAAAAGATCCTCAGTAGTCCTTGGTCTCGCTGGTGTTGCCACTCCGTCCGTCTCTTCCCCATAACTATTGCTCGGCAGGAATGAACTATTTGCTGTATCAGATTCAAACACCTCCACTACACAGAGAGAATGAACAATACTGTCAGTGCGCCGTGGGAACCCAACAGGCATATAATCCTGAAACCAGCCCTTGCTGCCTCTAAGGCAAAGCAGAGATTGAGTGAGTGCACCGTTGTCATTACTGTAATTTCATAACAACACTTGCTTGGGAAACTGCAGTGCAGAAAATGCCTATGCTTCTCACACAGGCGGAGAacaatactgaaagaaaatttgtatCGTTTCcactaaaatgaaaatcaaaattaacaAAGCTAACCATGTTTTCATACCATGTTTTAATCCTAGCACAGTTAAAGAAAGCAtcattttctttccatgtctgCAATAATGAGAAGTCAGAAAGGAATTATAAGAAATCTCATAAAGTATTCATCTGATCCCTGCAACTTTCTTTAGGCTTATCGTTTTAACTATCGCAAGAGGCTCTTTTCTCTACAGAAGCCCACCTGAATGCTAGGATTGCTATTCTCACGCCCCAGCTTCTTTAAAATAGCTACTGCTGCATCTGAAGAAGAGTCAGAGAAGAGAGACTTACCACTTTCGTTCTCTTGAGATAGGTGCCCGTCAGCGTTACTGCCGCTGTCTTGGCTGCTGCCTGAGCTGCTTCCTTCATCAAAAGCGGactgctcctcctgcctgggtTCTTCTTGAACTGGTGATGCAGCAGGCTGTACCACAAAGGCATTAGCTCCCACTGTCTCAGAGAAGGTGAATCCGGCAGCTCCTCCCTCAGGAACCAGGCTGCCAGAGTCCATCTCGCTAGAACTGAGTCCATCTGTAAGACAATTTCTCGCCTCCTCGCAGTGTGCAAGCACAGCGTCTCTCTTAGTTGGGCTTGATGTGCTTCTGACAGTATCACTCACTTCAGCTGTTTTCTCCACTGCAAGATCTAACTGTGGAGGTGGTACAACAAGGAACAGTTTGGGTTTCTTTGAAATAGGAGGTGGTTTCTTGCTTGGTAATACGACCTGAGGTTTGTTGGGAGATGCTGGTGACCCCTGAAGTGACATGCCAGAATGGAGGTCTTCACTCTGCACTGAAGACTCAGGTGTGTCTTCAGTAGCTGTCCCCAGTGCATCAACTTCGAAAGACTTGTTTAGACCTACTGCACCCGCAGGCTTTTGATCACTGTCAAGCGCGGGTATGCTATCGGAGAGAATGAGAGGAGAACCCCGAGCCAGTGTTTGAACtgagtttttaaatgaagtgccttgagttttcatttcctcttcgCCTAAGCTGTTACTGAATCTTAGTGAGAGAGATGGCTTTAGGGAAGACTGCGATGATGAATTTACAGTACCCTTTTCCTGAGAAGTGGTTTCAGAAGCAGATTCAGGTGACGGTTCACCTTCTGTCACTTTTTTCACAGACCTCAGCTGCACCATTTGCAACGCTTTGGTAGTTACTAAGGGCATCACAGGTCTCGATGCATCTTGCTTGTTGAGTGGCTGTTTCACTGGACTGTAGCAAGAATCTTCCTGGTTACGTTTCTTAAAAGAATGCTGTGGGTATATTGTTGCGCCTTTTGTTAGTTTGGGATCAAGAGGTGGTGCTGGGGGCGGGACAACTAAGGGgaaagcagaaggaggaggaacaggggAAGAGAACGAACTGATGGAGGCTTCTTGTGGAAACCATGGGACAGTCTGGGTAAAGGAAGAATTTACATCAGCTTCTGGCGGAGGAGGGGGGAATGTGGGAGAGGCTGGCAATGGTGACAGATCCATGgcttctgctggaggaggaggagggggaggcggaGGAGAAAGTTCAGGGCAATGTGGAGGAGGTGTTGGAAGAGGAGGTGTTGGAGGAGGTGCACCAGAATCTGGAGGAGAGCTCAGGGTGGGGTCCAATTTCTTCGCACTCACACTCCCTTCAGTAGATGTATTTGAAGAAAGAGAAGTGGAGGATGAAGACATGGAGACTGAAGACAGAAGAGAGGATTTCCTTTCAGGCACTTTAGGCTTCAGCTTGGATTTCCCATTTCCTGAtgatgcagattttaaaaatacaggcacTGGAGTAAGCGCAGTGGGTGTATTGGACTGGCTGGAGTACCCACTGGATGGCGATGTGACTCGGTGGGATTTCTCCGGAGAAGTGCTCTTTGGTTTGGCCAGTCCACTGGGCACTTGTGGCACAGAAGCCCTTGAGCCATCACTGAAGTGGCTGATGCTGTAATCACTGAGAGCAGATGATGCACTGGCAGAATGGGTCACTGGGGATTTTACCTGGTCGTCTGCCACTGCGGCATAGTCGCTGTAGTAACCCCACTGGTCAGCGTACTCCGACTTGATGCTACTTGTTTCACTCTGAGAGGGAGTGACTGTGCAGATGGAGTACAGGTTTGGAGCAGTGGTGGACATCATGCTGCTGCTTGCGCTGACCGAGCTTTGGCTGCGGGAGCGCAACACCCAGGGATCCTCATAATCACTGCAGGGACTCTGGGAAGGGGAGCTGCCATTTTTGCACTTGAGATTCAACTGCAGAGAATGCTGGAGGGTGGCAATGAGGGTTTCATCAAGTACCTGTCCATTGGACTGGGCTTTTTTCTTGGGCATCCTTCTGAGTGAGTCTGTTCTGGATGGTGGCAAAGGCGGcttctttgcctttttcagaGAGATGTTTCTTGCAAGGGATTTGTCACCTTGGCCTGTCTGGTCACCCTGatgtttctgctcctttccttcaAAGACATTTATCACGCTGTCTCTGGGGTTCCCAAAACCATTAGTACTATTGCATGGCATGTCTGACTTCAGTCCAGACTCCACATGCATGGAACTGTAATAACCATCGTGGTCCACAGAATACAGAGAAGTAGAGTCGTCCTTGACCGAAGccctctccaggctgctgctgctcaggttGCTACCAGGAGTTGCACAGTCTGGTGTGGTACAAACCACCTTGCGCAGGGTCTCACTGTTTTCTGCAGACTTGTACAGCCAGTGCTCTGTGCTGTTCACTGCTGCTTGTGCTCGCTCCCCTGAATAGCTAGATTCACTCCTACCGTCGCTGTCCTGGGAAGGGTTCGGTAAAGCAAGATTGTTCCTACAGCTGTAGCTCACGCTCTGAGACCCAGCCTCTGCGTTTCCAGGAGTGCTAAGAGAGACAGCAGAGTCACCAAGAGAAAGCATCATGACAGTATTAGATGGGATGGTATCTGAAGTCTGTGAGTGACGTGTGGAGCTGCTCTCACTCCAGTTACCACTTGAAGAATGGTGATCTTCTTTCCCACTTACTGCACTGCTAGCAACAGGATTGTCTCTTGGCTTTGGGTAGGCAGCGGAGCTCGTAATTTTACTATCCAACGATCCAGCACTCTGGGCAGTGTGAATAACGATAACTTCTGAGGAGGATGACAGTGTTGCATTGGGTATGATGCTCGTTGAGTAGGTGGCATGAGGAGAGACCACACATGCCGGGCTTGTGGACTTTTCGCTATCGTAGCTTCTCACCTCTTGAGACTTTGGCCTTGACAGGGTCCCTGTCGTGGGATTACTCCTCAGATGCACAACACTGTCGTCCACTTGCAATTTACTTATCTGGTGGGGTAAAGTGCCAGCGATGTCTTCTGTCTGCCTAGAGATGCTCTGTGTCTGCTCTAGGGACTGCAGAGACACTCTTGCACCAGCCCGAGGCAAGCTGTGAAAACCTATGTCGCTATTTTGGCGAGAAGCAAATATAACTGCAGCAGAATCACTCATCACTGACATGTTTCCAGATGAGCTGGAGAACTGAGACATCTGGGCTGCGATGCCTTGTCCTTTCTGCGCTCGTATTCTTCTCATTGAAGGGGGCACAACTTTAACTTCCTCCGTCTGGCAGCTGGTGTCCTTGGTTTCAGAGCGCTGCATAGCAGAGCGATAGCTGTCTAGTCTCCCTAGCGTGGAACAGTGATCCGGGACATACATCGAATGCCCTCGGAAATCACTTTGGCCAGTGCCAACTGCTGgagtcaaaataaaataattattccttGAAGCACAAATGCACATTTATCTTCttactaatttaaaaacaaaaaaccccagcaaactgCTTGATCCCCACGCTCTTGAAGGATATGCCTTCTGAAAAAGAATCTGCAACAATGGATTTTGCACAGGCATCgtgtgttttctgcatttctcttccctttttccttattACCAGGAACCCTCTGCTTACAAAATCGTCTGCGTTCCTGCCGCACATTCGACACGTGAAATCCTCTGTTTATGACATGGTAATAATTTCCATAGTAATCAGTTATGTCAGAAACCAAGTAGCACTGTTTGACTTCCAGTAGgcaaagcagcaggaacagacAAAAGCCTGAGAAACGTGAAGTGTGTTTCCATGCTAATGCCTCATGCaataaagaaaaggggaaggaaatgtgGAGACTAATGTGAATAATCagatctgctttttaaaagcattacaCTTCCGAAAAAATTTTCAGGAAACATAGATAGCTCTCCAAGTCTTGCAGTTCGTCTGAAAGGAGGCTAACACATTGAAACATCCATTGTTTTACCACAAATAATACATATGCTAGAACAGCATTTATACAAAGACATTATCCAACACTGCAAAGAAAACCATTAAATAACATTTCTCCATACAACTACTTGCTATTTATCTTAAAGGAAAAactccaagaagcaaggaaaagaaacagctagTACTGATGGTCGTCTCATCCTCAGCATtgtcaggaaataaaaaataactgtacttttttaaaatgaagtaataatCATAtattggcataaaaaaaaaacttcGAGGACAATGGAAAAACAGCTTTAGATCAAAATATAGTTATCACTGGGTCAGTAGAAAGGACTCCAGGGttcttttaaatttacatttttattggtAGCTGCCTTCTAAAATCACAAACCAGAGCACTGCTTTAAAATTAGTCTGTGTAAGGCTGTTGCTTTTCAATTCAGTTGCATTACGGTATAAATAGCAGACACGAGAGGCAGGCATGCTGCTGGAGATGCTCGTAAGGATGCTGCATATGTCACTGCGGGGGAAAATTGGTTATTTCAGGTCTCTGCCTTAAAGCTAGTCTCAAGCGATGAAGTAGCACGCCTGATATGACTGTTCTCCTTTCATATTTACTATATGGAACTGGATCATAAGGATAGGTATTCTTATCATGCAGCTTTAAACACCACTTAAAGGACATTTAATTATCCTTATTCTTGGCAGGCAAGAGAGGCATTTGGGATAAGGAAAAGAGGGCTCTGAAAAGGCTACCATGAAagcagcacacacaaaaagagtGTTTACTTCTTTTCCCCAGGCACGTAAGTAGTCTTTTAGCAGCTTGAAGCCTATTTAATTCGCTTTGTGTAGGTTCTTTTGCTCTCATGAAAATATAGCCTCTTTCTGCTTCTGGTAGAGGTTTGCAGCAAAGCTAGATACTTGGATGCTGGCAAACATCTTGGATAATCTAATATGAGATACTGTCAGAACAGATGGACTACTGCAGCCAACCAGGAGAGGTATTTGCATATTCTGTATACAGTTATTAAGAACtgtacagtaagaaaaataatttaattttgctttccatgtgtatttttttatagAATCAggttaagagagagaaaaacattaaagTAGACATTACGAATGTTTCTGGAACCGTGACATCACTGATAACAACTGTTAGCCAATTAAAAATAGCTGGTAATAAAAATCTGCGTACTAAGTTATATAAATAACCAAAGAGAAggggtatttttcttctttctaccgCTATGaaacatgtacacacacacacacacacacacgcacacacgagACAGAGAATGGGCCTTGTGGAGAATGAAGCTGTCAGCACTACAGCAAGTATCTAATACTGTCACATACTGACCTGTGGCTGAGAGCACCTCATTTCAGTAT
The Mycteria americana isolate JAX WOST 10 ecotype Jacksonville Zoo and Gardens chromosome 3, USCA_MyAme_1.0, whole genome shotgun sequence genome window above contains:
- the NHSL1 gene encoding NHS-like protein 1 isoform X1, coding for MPFPLRTLEPLKLCRLEEAGGDGAERGGPAPGDHAGAAEGGGGRRRGAVPLFGALEQVSSYALVSLLMQLSDLSRCAGDIFGGILSEADSLCHRNARLQRRLGALEALLARLDHRKVKIPVSNLDEESRWTVHYTAPWHQQENVFLPSSRPPCVEDLHRQAKLNLKSVLRECDKLRRDGYRSSQYYSQGPTFSSSSSAICGSYQDDYEEIEQKCPVSSPEEEKLITIKRPKTPVPNELSDINTQTNWTKSLPLPTPEEKMRQQAQAVQTDVVPINVTGENFDRQASIRRSLIYTDTVVRRPKKVKRRKTITGIPDNIQKELAVGTGQSDFRGHSMYVPDHCSTLGRLDSYRSAMQRSETKDTSCQTEEVKVVPPSMRRIRAQKGQGIAAQMSQFSSSSGNMSVMSDSAAVIFASRQNSDIGFHSLPRAGARVSLQSLEQTQSISRQTEDIAGTLPHQISKLQVDDSVVHLRSNPTTGTLSRPKSQEVRSYDSEKSTSPACVVSPHATYSTSIIPNATLSSSSEVIVIHTAQSAGSLDSKITSSAAYPKPRDNPVASSAVSGKEDHHSSSGNWSESSSTRHSQTSDTIPSNTVMMLSLGDSAVSLSTPGNAEAGSQSVSYSCRNNLALPNPSQDSDGRSESSYSGERAQAAVNSTEHWLYKSAENSETLRKVVCTTPDCATPGSNLSSSSLERASVKDDSTSLYSVDHDGYYSSMHVESGLKSDMPCNSTNGFGNPRDSVINVFEGKEQKHQGDQTGQGDKSLARNISLKKAKKPPLPPSRTDSLRRMPKKKAQSNGQVLDETLIATLQHSLQLNLKCKNGSSPSQSPCSDYEDPWVLRSRSQSSVSASSSMMSTTAPNLYSICTVTPSQSETSSIKSEYADQWGYYSDYAAVADDQVKSPVTHSASASSALSDYSISHFSDGSRASVPQVPSGLAKPKSTSPEKSHRVTSPSSGYSSQSNTPTALTPVPVFLKSASSGNGKSKLKPKVPERKSSLLSSVSMSSSSTSLSSNTSTEGSVSAKKLDPTLSSPPDSGAPPPTPPLPTPPPHCPELSPPPPPPPPPAEAMDLSPLPASPTFPPPPPEADVNSSFTQTVPWFPQEASISSFSSPVPPPSAFPLVVPPPAPPLDPKLTKGATIYPQHSFKKRNQEDSCYSPVKQPLNKQDASRPVMPLVTTKALQMVQLRSVKKVTEGEPSPESASETTSQEKGTVNSSSQSSLKPSLSLRFSNSLGEEEMKTQGTSFKNSVQTLARGSPLILSDSIPALDSDQKPAGAVGLNKSFEVDALGTATEDTPESSVQSEDLHSGMSLQGSPASPNKPQVVLPSKKPPPISKKPKLFLVVPPPQLDLAVEKTAEVSDTVRSTSSPTKRDAVLAHCEEARNCLTDGLSSSEMDSGSLVPEGGAAGFTFSETVGANAFVVQPAASPVQEEPRQEEQSAFDEGSSSGSSQDSGSNADGHLSQENESVEVFESDTANSSFLPSNSYGEETDGVATPARPRTTEDLFAAIHRSKRKVLGRKDSEDDRTRNHSPSPPVTPTGASPTLATLKQAGSIQRSVRKSSTSNDNFKALLLKKGSRCDTSSRMSAAEMLKNTDPRFHRTKTDASSDLSDSPASCSPSKSKRAQEEWAKSEGLMPRSMSFSGTRYGRSRTPPSAASSKYNVRNRIQSSPMTVISEGDGEVVEQSEGRVRRTLEEQQERQLDMFHSDEMDMNDFPYAEEAGCKETLDPTHLDLMTQPGTSRKYLSPSAEES
- the NHSL1 gene encoding NHS-like protein 1 isoform X2, whose amino-acid sequence is MPFPLRTLEPLKLCRLEEAGGDGAERGGPAPGDHAGAAEGGGGRRRGAVPLFGALEQVSSYALVSLLMQLSDLSRCAGDIFGGILSEADSLCHRNARLQRRLGALEALLARLDHRKVKIPVSNLDEESRWTVHYTAPWHQQENVFLPSSRPPCVEDLHRQAKLNLKSVLRECDKLRRDGYRSSQYYSQGPTFSSSSSAICGSYQDDYEEIEQKCPVSSPEEEKLITIKRPKTPVPNELSDINTQTNWTKSLPLPTPEEKMRQQAQAVQTDVVPINVTGENFDRQASIRRSLIYTDTVVRRPKKVKRRKTITGIPDNIQKELVGTGQSDFRGHSMYVPDHCSTLGRLDSYRSAMQRSETKDTSCQTEEVKVVPPSMRRIRAQKGQGIAAQMSQFSSSSGNMSVMSDSAAVIFASRQNSDIGFHSLPRAGARVSLQSLEQTQSISRQTEDIAGTLPHQISKLQVDDSVVHLRSNPTTGTLSRPKSQEVRSYDSEKSTSPACVVSPHATYSTSIIPNATLSSSSEVIVIHTAQSAGSLDSKITSSAAYPKPRDNPVASSAVSGKEDHHSSSGNWSESSSTRHSQTSDTIPSNTVMMLSLGDSAVSLSTPGNAEAGSQSVSYSCRNNLALPNPSQDSDGRSESSYSGERAQAAVNSTEHWLYKSAENSETLRKVVCTTPDCATPGSNLSSSSLERASVKDDSTSLYSVDHDGYYSSMHVESGLKSDMPCNSTNGFGNPRDSVINVFEGKEQKHQGDQTGQGDKSLARNISLKKAKKPPLPPSRTDSLRRMPKKKAQSNGQVLDETLIATLQHSLQLNLKCKNGSSPSQSPCSDYEDPWVLRSRSQSSVSASSSMMSTTAPNLYSICTVTPSQSETSSIKSEYADQWGYYSDYAAVADDQVKSPVTHSASASSALSDYSISHFSDGSRASVPQVPSGLAKPKSTSPEKSHRVTSPSSGYSSQSNTPTALTPVPVFLKSASSGNGKSKLKPKVPERKSSLLSSVSMSSSSTSLSSNTSTEGSVSAKKLDPTLSSPPDSGAPPPTPPLPTPPPHCPELSPPPPPPPPPAEAMDLSPLPASPTFPPPPPEADVNSSFTQTVPWFPQEASISSFSSPVPPPSAFPLVVPPPAPPLDPKLTKGATIYPQHSFKKRNQEDSCYSPVKQPLNKQDASRPVMPLVTTKALQMVQLRSVKKVTEGEPSPESASETTSQEKGTVNSSSQSSLKPSLSLRFSNSLGEEEMKTQGTSFKNSVQTLARGSPLILSDSIPALDSDQKPAGAVGLNKSFEVDALGTATEDTPESSVQSEDLHSGMSLQGSPASPNKPQVVLPSKKPPPISKKPKLFLVVPPPQLDLAVEKTAEVSDTVRSTSSPTKRDAVLAHCEEARNCLTDGLSSSEMDSGSLVPEGGAAGFTFSETVGANAFVVQPAASPVQEEPRQEEQSAFDEGSSSGSSQDSGSNADGHLSQENESVEVFESDTANSSFLPSNSYGEETDGVATPARPRTTEDLFAAIHRSKRKVLGRKDSEDDRTRNHSPSPPVTPTGASPTLATLKQAGSIQRSVRKSSTSNDNFKALLLKKGSRCDTSSRMSAAEMLKNTDPRFHRTKTDASSDLSDSPASCSPSKSKRAQEEWAKSEGLMPRSMSFSGTRYGRSRTPPSAASSKYNVRNRIQSSPMTVISEGDGEVVEQSEGRVRRTLEEQQERQLDMFHSDEMDMNDFPYAEEAGCKETLDPTHLDLMTQPGTSRKYLSPSAEES